The genomic window AGACCGCAAAACTGCTGGGCCTTTCTATTCCTCCTGAACAGATGGGAAGCGTAGTCGAAAACTTCGAAAGCATCCAAACTATCGCCCAACCAGTGCTGGATTTTCCATTACCTGACACTCTAGAAGCGGCCCCCACCTTCGAGCCATAATGCA from Acaryochloris thomasi RCC1774 includes these protein-coding regions:
- a CDS encoding DUF4089 domain-containing protein, whose protein sequence is MPETSSHPTNSSATFEVKAYVTQTAKLLGLSIPPEQMGSVVENFESIQTIAQPVLDFPLPDTLEAAPTFEP